A DNA window from Porphyromonas gingivalis ATCC 33277 contains the following coding sequences:
- a CDS encoding DUF1661 domain-containing protein, whose translation MLLLKTRFVNFFILAWEVKNSHATTKKISRHFFREYAPQSEHFRFVFF comes from the coding sequence TTGCTACTCCTCAAAACGCGGTTCGTAAACTTTTTTATTTTGGCGTGGGAAGTAAAAAATTCTCACGCCACAACGAAAAAAATCTCGCGCCACTTTTTCAGGGAATACGCGCCACAATCGGAGCATTTCCGGTTCGTGTTTTTTTGA
- a CDS encoding superoxide dismutase yields the protein MTHELISLPYAVDALAPVISKETVEFHHGKHLKTYVDNLNKLIIGTEFENADLNTIVQKSEGGIFNNAGQTLNHNLYFTQFRPGKGGAPKGKLGEAIDKQFGSFEKFKEEFNTAGTTLFGSGWVWLASDANGKLSIEKEPNAGNPVRKGLNPLLGFDVWEHAYYLTYQNRRADHLKDLWSIVDWDIVESRY from the coding sequence ATGACTCACGAACTCATTTCCCTGCCTTATGCGGTCGATGCACTGGCTCCTGTTATCAGCAAAGAAACAGTGGAATTCCACCACGGTAAGCACCTGAAGACCTATGTGGACAACCTCAATAAGCTCATCATCGGCACGGAATTTGAAAACGCAGACTTGAATACCATCGTACAAAAGAGCGAAGGCGGTATCTTCAACAATGCCGGCCAAACCCTCAACCACAATCTCTATTTCACTCAGTTCCGTCCGGGCAAAGGAGGAGCACCGAAAGGCAAACTGGGGGAAGCTATCGACAAACAATTCGGCTCATTCGAAAAGTTCAAAGAGGAGTTCAACACAGCCGGTACCACCCTCTTTGGTTCGGGCTGGGTATGGCTTGCATCCGATGCCAATGGCAAACTGTCCATCGAGAAGGAACCCAATGCCGGCAATCCCGTGCGCAAAGGGTTGAACCCTTTGCTCGGATTCGACGTATGGGAGCACGCATATTATCTGACTTACCAGAATCGTCGTGCCGACCACCTCAAAGATCTTTGGAGTATCGTTGACTGGGATATTGTAGAATCTCGGTATTAA
- the yaaA gene encoding peroxide stress protein YaaA: protein MLILLSCAKTIGIPKRLPSHLTTTSPIFDEQTTKIALAASSCDIEELSRLLRINRKLAEENHRRWQHFFEDDSPTAPAALAYTGMVFKKLAPANFNADDWLYASEHLLITSFLYGLLRPSDMIRPYRMEGFAHLGAPVEDEVFNFWRPHLTDFLIEKVCEKGGELCFLASEEMKKLFDWKRVEQAVRVVTPHFKVPQPDGGLKQIVIYTKMARGLMTAHLLTRRCRHVEEMQLFSPEGFIFRPELSDEINYLFVME from the coding sequence ATGCTCATACTCCTTTCATGTGCCAAGACGATCGGTATTCCGAAGCGTTTGCCATCACATTTGACGACCACTTCGCCGATCTTCGATGAGCAGACCACAAAGATTGCTTTAGCTGCATCTTCCTGCGATATAGAGGAATTATCCCGACTACTCCGTATCAATAGAAAGTTGGCAGAAGAGAATCACCGACGCTGGCAGCACTTCTTCGAGGACGATTCACCCACTGCTCCGGCAGCATTGGCTTATACGGGTATGGTTTTCAAGAAGCTTGCTCCTGCCAATTTCAATGCTGACGATTGGCTCTATGCCTCCGAACATCTTCTTATCACCTCGTTCCTCTACGGTCTTTTGCGACCGAGTGACATGATTCGTCCATACAGGATGGAAGGATTTGCCCATCTGGGAGCACCCGTCGAAGATGAAGTATTCAACTTCTGGCGACCGCATCTTACGGATTTTCTGATCGAAAAGGTATGCGAAAAGGGCGGTGAGCTATGTTTTCTGGCCAGTGAAGAAATGAAAAAGCTATTCGACTGGAAACGAGTAGAACAAGCCGTACGGGTAGTGACACCCCACTTCAAGGTACCACAGCCCGATGGAGGTCTCAAACAGATCGTGATCTATACCAAAATGGCACGCGGACTGATGACAGCCCACCTCCTCACCCGCCGATGCCGCCATGTGGAAGAGATGCAACTCTTTTCGCCCGAAGGTTTTATCTTCCGGCCGGAGCTTTCGGATGAGATCAACTACCTTTTCGTCATGGAATGA
- a CDS encoding acyl-CoA thioesterase, whose translation MKEKEYLFSLDMKVRDYECDLQGVVNNSNYQRYMEHTRHEFWESLGDNFGQMHEKGLDAFVYKVTITFKQSLRSGDRFRSCLTCHKKGPKLIFMQDIIREDGVMAACGEVEVVAVQDGVLTRGEYFDVLMKDILSKTTK comes from the coding sequence ATGAAAGAGAAAGAATATCTGTTCTCCCTCGACATGAAGGTGAGAGACTATGAATGCGACTTGCAGGGTGTGGTAAACAACAGCAACTATCAGCGCTATATGGAGCACACCCGCCATGAATTCTGGGAAAGCCTCGGAGATAATTTCGGACAAATGCACGAAAAAGGTCTTGATGCTTTCGTTTACAAAGTGACCATAACGTTCAAACAGTCCTTGCGTAGCGGCGATCGCTTCCGTAGCTGTCTGACCTGCCACAAGAAAGGCCCCAAACTCATTTTCATGCAGGACATTATCAGAGAAGACGGTGTAATGGCAGCCTGTGGCGAAGTGGAAGTAGTAGCCGTACAGGACGGTGTGCTCACCCGCGGAGAGTATTTCGATGTGCTGATGAAAGACATTTTGTCCAAAACCACCAAATAA
- a CDS encoding U32 family peptidase: MNVNDFEIMAPVGSYESLMAAIKAGADSVYFGIEGLNMRARSANNFTTEDLYKIAEICRDKGVKSYLTVNTVIYDEDIALMRSVIDAAQKAQISAIIASDVAAMTYANEIGVEVHLSTQLNISNAEALRFYSRFADVVVLARELNMDQVRTIHETIVRDNICGPKGHPVRIEMFAHGALCMAVSGKCYLSLHEHNSSANRGACAQICRRGYTVKDKDSGLELDIENQYIMSPKDLKTIHFINKMMDAGVRVFKIEGRARGPEYVYTVCRCYKEAIEAYCNGTYDEESIGRWDEQLATVFNRGFWDGYYLGQRLGEWTHRYGSGATRQKIYVGKGIKYFSRLGVAEFEIESGELHIGDEIVITGPTTGVIIQKVEEIRYELQTVEKATKGQRISIPVKEKVRPSDKLYRFDKREE, from the coding sequence ATGAATGTAAACGACTTCGAGATAATGGCTCCCGTCGGTTCGTACGAATCGCTTATGGCAGCCATCAAGGCGGGAGCAGATTCCGTTTACTTCGGGATTGAAGGACTGAATATGCGCGCCCGATCTGCTAACAACTTCACCACAGAAGATCTGTACAAAATAGCAGAGATTTGCAGAGATAAAGGCGTAAAGAGCTATTTAACGGTGAATACCGTCATATACGACGAGGACATAGCACTCATGCGCTCCGTCATCGATGCGGCACAAAAGGCACAAATATCTGCCATTATAGCTTCCGACGTGGCTGCGATGACGTATGCCAACGAGATCGGAGTAGAAGTGCATCTGTCCACTCAGCTCAATATCAGCAATGCGGAAGCCCTACGCTTTTATTCGCGCTTTGCCGATGTGGTCGTATTGGCAAGAGAGCTGAATATGGATCAGGTACGTACAATCCACGAGACCATCGTCAGGGACAATATCTGTGGACCTAAAGGCCATCCCGTACGTATAGAGATGTTCGCTCACGGCGCTCTGTGTATGGCCGTTTCGGGCAAGTGCTATCTAAGCCTGCACGAACACAACAGCTCCGCCAACAGAGGAGCCTGTGCGCAGATCTGCAGGAGGGGCTACACCGTCAAGGACAAGGATAGCGGTCTGGAACTGGACATTGAGAACCAATACATCATGTCGCCGAAGGATCTGAAGACTATTCATTTCATCAATAAGATGATGGATGCCGGCGTACGAGTATTCAAGATAGAAGGAAGGGCACGTGGCCCCGAATACGTCTATACGGTCTGCCGCTGCTACAAAGAAGCGATCGAAGCCTACTGCAACGGCACCTATGATGAAGAGTCCATAGGCCGGTGGGACGAACAATTGGCTACGGTATTCAACCGAGGCTTTTGGGATGGCTACTACCTCGGACAACGGCTCGGTGAATGGACACATCGTTACGGCTCAGGAGCTACGCGACAGAAAATATATGTAGGCAAGGGAATCAAATACTTCAGCCGTCTCGGTGTGGCTGAATTCGAGATAGAGTCCGGCGAACTGCATATAGGCGATGAGATTGTGATCACCGGCCCTACTACAGGTGTGATCATCCAAAAGGTGGAAGAGATCCGATACGAACTGCAAACCGTGGAAAAGGCGACAAAGGGACAACGCATTTCCATTCCGGTAAAGGAGAAAGTGCGTCCGTCGGACAAGCTCTACCGGTTCGACAAAAGAGAAGAATAA
- the folK gene encoding 2-amino-4-hydroxy-6-hydroxymethyldihydropteridine diphosphokinase translates to MAIVYLSLGSNLGDRHSLLSAALEMLQTRVGRLLTLSRFYETEPWGFESPHPFLNAVVALRSELKPQDILHITQAIERELGRTQKSNGGVYHDRPIDIDILLHSVYPKVQSPELELPHPQMWQRDFVRMPLSDVAPWLHPEAPTPNL, encoded by the coding sequence ATGGCCATAGTGTATCTTTCTTTGGGCAGCAACTTAGGCGATCGACATAGTTTGTTGTCTGCAGCATTGGAGATGCTACAAACGAGGGTGGGCAGACTGCTCACCCTTTCTCGGTTCTACGAAACCGAGCCGTGGGGATTCGAATCGCCCCATCCTTTCCTCAATGCGGTGGTGGCTTTGCGATCGGAACTCAAACCACAGGACATTCTGCACATCACACAAGCCATCGAAAGGGAATTGGGTCGTACACAAAAAAGCAATGGAGGGGTCTATCATGATCGTCCGATCGATATAGACATTCTATTGCATTCCGTATACCCGAAAGTACAGTCACCTGAGCTGGAACTGCCCCACCCACAAATGTGGCAACGGGATTTTGTGCGTATGCCGCTATCGGACGTAGCTCCTTGGCTGCATCCGGAGGCTCCGACTCCGAACCTCTGA
- the queA gene encoding tRNA preQ1(34) S-adenosylmethionine ribosyltransferase-isomerase QueA: MKLSKFKFNLPEELIALEPTKFRDESRMMVVHRRTGEIEHRVFKDILEYFDKGDTFVFNNTRVFPARLYGNKEKTGAQIEVFLLRELNERLKLWDVLVDPARKIRIGNKLYFGNDEELVAEVIDNTTSRGRTLRFLYDGSHDEFKELLFQLGQTPLPKYIDRDVNKEDPERYQSIFAEVEGAVVAPAASLHFSRELMKRLEIKDCHFSYITVHHALGAYRDIDVEDLTKHKMDSEEMYITEESCININRSWDEEKKICAVGTSILRALETAVSTDGHLKPFEGWTNRFIFPPYEFHLPSALVTNFHMPLSTLLMMTAAFGGHELIMNTYDLAVKEKYRFGAYGDAMLIID, encoded by the coding sequence ATGAAATTATCCAAGTTCAAATTCAATCTTCCGGAGGAACTGATTGCATTAGAGCCGACCAAGTTCCGCGACGAATCGCGAATGATGGTCGTACATCGTCGTACAGGAGAAATCGAACATCGCGTTTTCAAGGACATTCTGGAGTATTTCGACAAGGGTGACACCTTCGTCTTCAACAATACCCGTGTTTTTCCCGCCCGTCTCTATGGTAATAAAGAGAAAACCGGTGCTCAGATCGAAGTTTTCCTCCTGCGTGAACTGAATGAACGACTGAAGCTGTGGGATGTCCTCGTGGATCCGGCCCGCAAAATACGCATAGGCAATAAGCTCTATTTCGGCAATGATGAAGAGCTGGTGGCAGAGGTGATAGACAATACGACCTCCAGAGGACGTACGCTGCGCTTCCTGTACGATGGCTCTCATGACGAATTCAAGGAACTGCTTTTCCAATTGGGACAGACTCCTCTGCCGAAGTACATCGATCGGGACGTGAACAAAGAGGATCCGGAGAGGTATCAAAGCATATTTGCCGAAGTGGAAGGCGCCGTGGTGGCACCTGCTGCCAGTCTTCATTTCAGCCGCGAGCTGATGAAACGACTGGAGATCAAGGACTGCCATTTCTCTTACATAACGGTACACCACGCTTTGGGAGCTTATCGCGACATCGATGTAGAAGATCTGACCAAGCACAAAATGGATAGCGAGGAGATGTATATCACGGAGGAGTCGTGCATAAACATCAACCGTTCATGGGATGAAGAAAAGAAGATCTGCGCCGTAGGAACTTCCATTCTTCGTGCTTTGGAAACAGCTGTAAGCACAGATGGTCATCTCAAGCCGTTCGAAGGTTGGACCAATCGCTTCATCTTTCCTCCATACGAGTTCCATCTGCCTTCTGCTTTGGTTACGAACTTCCATATGCCGCTCTCTACCCTACTGATGATGACGGCCGCTTTCGGAGGACATGAGCTGATTATGAATACATACGACCTCGCTGTAAAAGAAAAGTATCGTTTCGGTGCTTATGGCGATGCCATGCTCATCATCGATTGA
- the truB gene encoding tRNA pseudouridine(55) synthase TruB: MKQIDRPLHLREGEVLYFDKPLTWTSFDLVNKFRYRACRRMGIKKLRVGHAGTLDPLASGVMILCTGRATKQIDVLQAGTKEYIATIRLGATTSSFDKETEPDAFFPYEHITRQSVLDILPRFTGTIEQVPPIFSAVRVNGKRAYDLARKGKEVEMKTRTLQIDEIELLEYALPLITLRIVCGKGTYIRALARDIATALESGGHLEALRRTRVGNARIEDCLSMDELEQWFDRLGFAYEPEFEQKEDNPSSTPTNKNN, translated from the coding sequence ATGAAACAAATAGATCGTCCGCTCCACCTGCGCGAGGGAGAAGTACTATACTTCGACAAACCTCTCACATGGACTTCGTTCGACTTGGTCAATAAATTCCGCTATCGGGCTTGTCGTCGGATGGGTATCAAGAAGCTGCGCGTAGGGCATGCCGGCACATTGGATCCGTTGGCATCGGGCGTGATGATCCTGTGCACAGGACGTGCCACGAAGCAAATCGATGTGCTGCAGGCCGGCACGAAAGAGTACATTGCCACCATCAGACTGGGTGCTACGACATCGAGTTTCGACAAGGAAACGGAACCGGATGCTTTCTTCCCGTACGAACATATCACGCGCCAATCGGTTCTGGACATACTACCTCGATTCACGGGAACGATAGAACAGGTACCGCCCATATTCTCTGCCGTTCGCGTGAACGGGAAACGCGCATACGATTTGGCTCGAAAGGGGAAAGAGGTGGAGATGAAAACCCGTACGTTGCAGATCGACGAGATCGAACTACTGGAGTATGCCCTACCCCTCATCACGCTACGGATCGTATGCGGCAAAGGCACTTATATACGTGCCCTGGCTCGTGACATTGCCACAGCCCTCGAATCGGGAGGACATTTGGAGGCATTGCGCAGGACAAGAGTAGGCAATGCGCGTATCGAAGACTGCCTTTCGATGGATGAGTTGGAACAATGGTTCGACCGTCTTGGTTTTGCTTATGAACCGGAGTTCGAACAAAAAGAGGACAATCCGTCTTCCACACCTACAAATAAAAATAACTAA
- a CDS encoding undecaprenyl-diphosphate phosphatase yields the protein MTILQAIVLAIVEGLTEFLPVSSTGHMIIAEGIMGVESTSFVRAFTVMIQFGAILSVLVLYRKRFFCFPVAPRALGQGKGKEFMSRFDLYWKLLIALVPAVILGFLFEDWVDRMLGSVWVVAVVLFLGGIFMLFVDKLFASSDRGEITYPKAFVIGLFQCLAIFLPGLSRSMATIVGGQQQKLSRKAAAEFSFFLAVPTMLGATLLKAYKLYKEGGIEIFREHMIVLLVGNIVAFIVALAAIKFFIGFLTRYGFKAFGYYRILVGGLLIVLMLSGVSLAV from the coding sequence ATGACCATTCTACAAGCCATCGTTTTAGCCATAGTCGAAGGGCTGACCGAGTTTCTTCCGGTTTCTTCCACCGGACACATGATTATCGCCGAAGGCATAATGGGGGTGGAAAGCACTTCTTTTGTCAGAGCCTTCACCGTGATGATACAGTTCGGTGCCATCCTATCCGTTCTGGTGCTGTACCGGAAACGTTTCTTTTGTTTTCCCGTGGCTCCACGAGCTTTAGGGCAAGGCAAAGGGAAAGAATTTATGAGTCGCTTCGATCTCTATTGGAAGCTATTGATAGCACTAGTTCCGGCCGTTATCTTGGGATTCCTGTTCGAAGATTGGGTAGATAGAATGCTGGGCAGCGTCTGGGTAGTGGCCGTCGTATTATTCCTCGGTGGTATTTTCATGCTGTTTGTCGATAAGCTCTTCGCCTCATCGGACAGAGGAGAAATCACATACCCCAAAGCGTTCGTTATAGGGTTGTTCCAATGTCTGGCCATATTCCTACCCGGACTCTCACGCTCCATGGCTACCATAGTCGGCGGTCAGCAACAAAAACTGAGTCGTAAGGCTGCTGCGGAGTTTTCCTTCTTTCTGGCTGTACCTACGATGCTCGGTGCCACCCTGCTAAAGGCCTATAAACTCTACAAGGAAGGCGGAATAGAAATTTTCAGAGAACACATGATCGTGCTCCTCGTGGGCAATATCGTGGCCTTCATCGTAGCACTGGCCGCGATCAAGTTCTTTATCGGATTCCTCACCCGATATGGCTTCAAGGCATTCGGCTATTATCGTATCTTGGTTGGCGGTCTGCTTATCGTATTGATGCTCTCAGGGGTATCCTTAGCTGTCTGA
- a CDS encoding DUF3098 domain-containing protein, whose amino-acid sequence MLFGKKNFILMGVSAILIILGFILMSGGGSADQVSFNPDIFSAKRIQIAPWVSMAGFVLMVYAIMVSPDKKDNRK is encoded by the coding sequence ATGCTTTTCGGGAAAAAGAACTTTATCTTGATGGGGGTGTCCGCTATCCTCATCATTCTGGGCTTCATATTGATGTCAGGGGGAGGATCAGCCGACCAAGTAAGCTTCAATCCGGATATTTTCAGTGCCAAACGCATACAGATAGCACCGTGGGTGAGCATGGCCGGCTTCGTACTGATGGTATATGCCATCATGGTATCGCCGGATAAAAAAGACAATCGCAAGTAA
- a CDS encoding cell division protein FtsX — translation MSIAVVLFLLGTIGIIEFVGRGIGNSVREDLSFNLLLSSDMDETQAQELQRQIAATPFVKDVSYISADQALEEMKKELGEDDPAKMLGYNPLQAEMCVHLKAQYTHPDSLKTIDSAIRTWNGVDNLEYRADMFDIVHRNTRRIGLVLLALSALLLLISYIQINNTTRLLIYSKRFSIRTMTLVGATPRFIRKPFVRYSMLNGLVAALLAILLLGIALYATDEYAFNRSLRPFLTMENLLTIAGGMLLVGILISAFSARAATNKYIRMDGGKMHLV, via the coding sequence ATGAGTATTGCCGTTGTCCTCTTCCTTCTGGGGACTATCGGCATCATTGAGTTTGTCGGCAGAGGAATAGGCAATTCCGTGAGAGAAGACCTCTCCTTCAATCTGCTCTTATCCTCCGACATGGATGAAACGCAGGCACAAGAGCTACAGCGACAGATAGCGGCCACACCCTTCGTCAAAGATGTCAGCTATATCTCTGCCGATCAAGCACTCGAAGAGATGAAAAAAGAATTGGGCGAAGACGATCCGGCCAAGATGCTCGGCTATAATCCCCTGCAAGCGGAAATGTGCGTTCACCTCAAAGCCCAATACACCCATCCGGACAGTCTGAAAACCATAGACTCTGCCATCCGCACATGGAATGGAGTGGACAATCTGGAATACAGGGCGGATATGTTCGACATAGTACACCGCAATACACGCCGTATCGGTCTCGTTCTGCTCGCTCTATCAGCCTTGCTCCTTCTGATCAGCTACATACAGATCAACAACACCACCCGTTTGTTGATCTATTCGAAGCGATTCAGCATCCGTACCATGACGCTGGTGGGTGCCACGCCTCGCTTTATCCGTAAGCCTTTCGTTCGCTACAGTATGCTCAATGGACTCGTGGCAGCTTTGCTCGCCATACTACTCCTCGGTATAGCCCTCTATGCAACTGATGAATACGCATTCAACAGGAGTTTACGCCCCTTCTTAACGATGGAAAACCTCCTGACCATAGCCGGAGGCATGTTACTTGTGGGCATACTGATCTCTGCCTTTTCGGCACGTGCTGCAACGAACAAATATATCCGCATGGATGGAGGCAAAATGCACCTCGTATAA
- a CDS encoding helix-turn-helix domain-containing protein has product MQNVGLRLKQERNRKGYSLQYVAASLNVSTTAVCRIEAGNKYLSMELFDRYCELLGLNPRDVFSNPAMEERDRIALEIGRRFIEIMELGVTIILPKIMNINIRPGPPDSKMKQ; this is encoded by the coding sequence ATGCAGAACGTAGGATTAAGACTCAAACAGGAGCGGAACAGAAAAGGCTATTCTTTACAGTATGTTGCTGCTTCACTGAATGTTAGTACCACTGCAGTCTGTCGGATCGAAGCCGGAAATAAATATTTAAGCATGGAGCTTTTCGACCGGTACTGTGAACTTTTGGGACTGAATCCCAGAGACGTGTTTTCGAATCCTGCAATGGAAGAACGAGACCGGATTGCTCTTGAGATCGGCCGAAGGTTTATAGAGATAATGGAGTTGGGGGTAACAATTATCCTGCCCAAGATTATGAATATCAATATCCGACCCGGGCCTCCGGACAGTAAAATGAAACAATAG
- a CDS encoding IS5-like element ISPg8 family transposase produces the protein MAYQSKNTDEHVTFADALLSKRYRKAQNDFLNQVDTLIDWRPIRTLINKKYTKRQNAIGAPAYDVILLFKMLLLETWYNLSDCALEERINDSITFSRFLGLKMEEVSPDHSTISRFRSALTELGLMDKLLAQFNKQLSRHHISVREGVLVDASLVETPHKPNGSITIEVADDREDNRSEAEKEAEEDYQKQVVRRRKGTDEEARWVYKQKRYHYGYKKHCPANVQGIVQKVITTAANRSDTKEFIPLLQGANIPQGTAVLADKGYACGENRSYLQTHHLQDGIMHKAQRNRALTEEEKQGNKAIGPIRSTIERTFGSIRRWFHGGRCRYRGLAKTHTQNILESIAFNLYRTPGIIMSSSVG, from the coding sequence ATGGCATACCAATCCAAGAATACCGATGAGCATGTAACATTTGCAGACGCACTCCTTTCAAAGCGTTATCGCAAAGCACAAAACGACTTCCTCAATCAGGTTGACACGCTTATCGATTGGCGTCCGATCAGGACGCTGATCAACAAGAAATACACGAAGCGACAAAATGCCATCGGCGCCCCGGCTTATGACGTGATTCTCTTATTCAAGATGTTGCTTTTGGAGACATGGTACAACCTCAGTGATTGTGCTCTGGAGGAGCGCATCAATGATTCAATCACCTTTTCCCGATTCTTGGGACTGAAGATGGAAGAGGTATCTCCCGACCACAGCACCATCAGTCGATTTCGTTCGGCACTGACAGAGTTGGGTCTCATGGACAAACTATTGGCGCAGTTTAACAAACAACTTTCGCGCCATCACATTTCGGTCAGGGAAGGGGTGCTTGTGGATGCAAGCCTTGTGGAGACGCCGCATAAACCCAACGGAAGCATTACGATTGAAGTCGCAGACGACAGAGAAGACAATCGGAGCGAGGCGGAAAAAGAGGCAGAGGAGGATTATCAAAAACAGGTTGTCCGCCGGCGTAAAGGGACGGATGAAGAAGCCCGTTGGGTGTACAAACAAAAGCGTTATCACTACGGATACAAAAAGCATTGTCCGGCCAATGTTCAAGGCATTGTTCAAAAGGTGATAACGACAGCAGCGAACCGCAGTGACACGAAGGAGTTTATTCCGCTATTGCAGGGTGCAAACATACCTCAAGGCACAGCCGTCTTGGCGGACAAAGGATATGCTTGCGGGGAAAATCGTTCCTACCTGCAAACCCATCACCTTCAAGACGGCATTATGCACAAGGCACAACGCAACAGGGCATTGACCGAGGAAGAGAAGCAAGGAAACAAAGCAATCGGTCCGATACGGAGCACCATCGAACGCACCTTTGGCAGTATTCGGCGGTGGTTTCATGGCGGACGATGTCGATACCGGGGACTTGCCAAGACCCATACTCAAAACATTCTTGAAAGCATCGCCTTTAATTTATACAGAACGCCGGGGATAATTATGTCCTCATCCGTAGGATAA